The following are from one region of the Rhodospirillaceae bacterium genome:
- a CDS encoding ABC transporter substrate-binding protein — MTTKKTSAVSRRTVLAGAGAGAVAAAVPLRHGLAASKIKVGILLPRSGPQAQIGIDCQRGADVAPEVLSAMGYPEMEYMLGDTETKVDVARAQAEKLINAGAHVIVGAFDSGQTMAAAQVCEQKNIPLVVNIAAVTKLTELGYKWVFRNFPTGPMIVGDAFKNQKKLFAMGGATPKTVALLHVNDTFGTSLSGALMALTPKFKMPYKIVEKIPYDPYGRDFSAEVRKVKGAKPDALWAVSRLNDAIAITKELVRQRVDLMGVLSTGPGWYEDPYLKATGKYGDDVVNLVPWVDYKKEMARKMRDAYQKRFPGRSITANQGYTFDAMLIVADAFKRAGSTKNTDLQAALRATNISNNTTIGHGIKFNEKGQVPYVPCGAVQNRGGKTLVVLPEFAAVAKPIWPMRPWNKR; from the coding sequence ATGACGACGAAGAAAACATCGGCGGTGAGCCGCCGCACCGTTCTGGCCGGCGCGGGCGCCGGCGCCGTCGCCGCGGCCGTCCCGCTGCGTCACGGTCTGGCAGCGAGCAAGATCAAGGTCGGCATCCTGCTGCCGAGGTCGGGACCGCAGGCGCAGATCGGCATCGATTGCCAGCGCGGCGCGGACGTGGCGCCGGAAGTGCTCAGCGCAATGGGCTATCCCGAAATGGAATACATGCTGGGCGATACCGAGACCAAGGTGGACGTCGCCCGCGCGCAGGCGGAGAAGCTCATCAATGCCGGCGCGCACGTTATCGTCGGCGCCTTCGATTCCGGCCAGACCATGGCCGCGGCCCAGGTCTGCGAGCAGAAGAACATTCCGCTGGTGGTCAATATCGCGGCGGTCACGAAGCTGACGGAGCTCGGCTACAAGTGGGTCTTCCGTAATTTCCCGACCGGCCCGATGATCGTCGGCGATGCGTTCAAGAACCAGAAAAAGCTGTTCGCCATGGGCGGCGCGACGCCCAAGACCGTGGCCCTGCTGCATGTCAACGACACCTTCGGCACCAGCCTGTCCGGCGCGTTGATGGCGCTGACGCCGAAGTTCAAGATGCCCTACAAGATCGTCGAAAAGATTCCCTACGATCCCTACGGGCGCGATTTCTCGGCCGAGGTGCGCAAGGTCAAGGGCGCCAAGCCCGATGCCCTGTGGGCGGTCAGCCGGCTCAACGACGCCATCGCCATCACCAAGGAGCTGGTGCGCCAGCGCGTCGACCTGATGGGCGTCCTGTCCACCGGGCCGGGCTGGTACGAGGACCCCTATCTCAAGGCGACCGGCAAATACGGCGACGACGTCGTCAACCTCGTGCCGTGGGTCGACTACAAGAAGGAAATGGCGCGCAAGATGCGCGACGCCTATCAGAAGAGGTTCCCCGGCCGCAGCATCACGGCGAACCAGGGCTATACCTTCGATGCCATGCTGATCGTCGCCGACGCGTTCAAGCGCGCAGGCTCGACAAAGAACACCGACCTGCAGGCGGCGCTGCGGGCGACGAATATCAGCAATAACACGACGATCGGCCACGGCATCAAGTTCAACGAGAAGGGCCAGGTACCCTATGTGCCCTGCGGCGCGGTGCAGAACCGCGGCGGCAAGACGCTGGTCGTGCTGCCCGAGTTCGCCGCGGTCGCCAAGCCGATCTGGCCGATGCGGCCCTGGAACAAACGCTAG
- a CDS encoding branched-chain amino acid ABC transporter permease has translation MDFWTLANAVASGLLIGLVYGLSALGLSVIFGVIRIVNFAHGEIMVMGMFFALLMFRWLGLDPLLSVPLAAALMFGFGYVLQLVVVSRVSHLPEHMQFLLLAAIAIMIVSALLLIFGPDAQGVEVDYAWDSFAVGELIIDYPKMFAAIGAVIVASLLLAFFKYTATGKAIRACADNRMGAQVVGLNVSRLYALTFGIGAACLGAAGAIILLLFEVHPYLAPGYTLLAFVIVIIGGLGSLFGALVGGILIGVSEALAAVLFQPSMKTAFSFGLLILILLLRPQGLLGKAVR, from the coding sequence TTGGATTTCTGGACCCTGGCCAATGCGGTCGCGAGCGGTCTGCTGATCGGGCTGGTCTACGGCCTCAGCGCGCTCGGCCTCTCGGTCATTTTCGGCGTCATCCGCATTGTCAACTTCGCCCATGGCGAGATCATGGTCATGGGCATGTTCTTTGCGCTGCTGATGTTCCGCTGGCTCGGGCTGGACCCGCTGCTGTCGGTGCCGCTGGCGGCGGCGCTCATGTTCGGTTTCGGATACGTCCTGCAGCTTGTCGTGGTCAGCCGGGTCTCGCACCTGCCCGAGCACATGCAGTTCCTGCTGCTGGCCGCCATTGCGATCATGATCGTCAGCGCCCTGCTGCTGATCTTCGGGCCGGACGCTCAGGGCGTGGAAGTCGATTATGCGTGGGACAGCTTCGCGGTCGGCGAGCTGATTATCGACTATCCCAAGATGTTCGCCGCGATCGGTGCCGTCATCGTCGCCTCCCTGCTGCTCGCCTTCTTCAAATACACCGCGACCGGCAAGGCGATCCGCGCCTGCGCCGACAACCGCATGGGGGCGCAGGTCGTCGGCCTCAACGTCAGCCGGCTCTATGCGCTCACCTTCGGCATCGGCGCGGCCTGCCTCGGCGCGGCCGGCGCGATCATCCTGCTGCTGTTCGAGGTCCATCCCTACCTGGCGCCCGGTTACACCCTGCTCGCCTTCGTGATCGTCATCATCGGCGGCCTCGGCAGCCTGTTCGGCGCGCTGGTCGGCGGCATCCTGATCGGGGTGTCGGAAGCCCTTGCGGCAGTCCTGTTCCAGCCGTCGATGAAGACCGCCTTCAGCTTCGGCCTGCTGATCCTGATCCTGCTGCTGCGGCCCCAGGGCCTGCTGGGCAAGGCCGTCCGATGA